A region of Pyxidicoccus parkwaysis DNA encodes the following proteins:
- the panD gene encoding aspartate 1-decarboxylase: MRRILFKSKIHRATVTQADLDYEGSVTIDVDLLRAADILPYEKVAIWNVTRGTRLETYALEGPSGSGVICINGAAAHLNQPGDLVIIATFAEVEEAELAGWKPTVVFVDGKNRIVPGVHEELPGPQRRSA, from the coding sequence ATGCGCCGCATCCTCTTCAAGTCCAAGATCCACCGCGCGACCGTCACCCAGGCTGACCTGGACTACGAGGGCTCCGTCACCATTGACGTGGACCTGCTGCGCGCCGCCGACATCCTGCCCTACGAGAAGGTGGCCATCTGGAACGTCACCCGGGGCACGCGCCTGGAGACGTACGCGCTCGAGGGCCCCTCGGGCAGCGGCGTCATCTGCATCAACGGCGCGGCCGCGCACCTCAACCAGCCCGGCGACCTCGTCATCATCGCCACCTTCGCCGAGGTGGAGGAGGCGGAGCTCGCCGGCTGGAAGCCCACCGTGGTGTTCGTGGACGGAAAGAATCGCATCGTCCCCGGCGTCCACGAGGAGCTTCCGGGCCCCCAGCGGCGCTCCGCCTGA
- a CDS encoding LEA type 2 family protein produces MPKMKRALLVLAVLSFTTLTGCAALQNLLKGAFKKPTLTFKTARLSSASLSDATVDLVYEVNNPNGFGLDLASVDYAFSVEGKQVVAGKPKKGLQLKSNGKSELVFPANVKFADIVPVVETFLNKDKANYKAEGSVGIRTPIGVLNFPLSKEGAFEVPKIPQVSFQSPRIKGISGTSATIEFPLEIKNRNSFPLPVAGITGALKVAGANVGNLSTGNLGLLDGSGTKQVTLPLTVNLLNVASAAMALRSGGSAQVKLDGQLTSDAQSVPLNLSQLLNFVK; encoded by the coding sequence ATGCCCAAGATGAAACGCGCCCTCCTCGTCCTGGCCGTCCTCTCCTTCACCACGCTGACGGGCTGTGCCGCCCTTCAGAACCTGCTGAAGGGGGCCTTCAAGAAGCCCACCCTCACCTTCAAGACGGCCCGCCTCTCCAGCGCGTCGCTGTCCGACGCCACGGTGGACCTCGTGTACGAGGTGAACAACCCCAACGGCTTCGGGCTGGACCTGGCCTCGGTGGACTACGCCTTCTCCGTCGAGGGGAAGCAGGTGGTGGCCGGCAAGCCGAAGAAGGGCCTGCAGCTCAAGTCCAACGGCAAGAGCGAACTGGTGTTCCCCGCCAACGTGAAGTTCGCGGACATCGTCCCGGTGGTGGAGACGTTCCTCAACAAGGACAAGGCCAACTACAAGGCCGAGGGCAGCGTGGGCATCCGGACGCCCATCGGCGTGCTCAACTTCCCCCTGTCGAAGGAGGGCGCCTTCGAGGTGCCCAAGATTCCGCAGGTCTCCTTCCAGTCGCCCCGCATCAAGGGCATCAGCGGCACCAGCGCCACCATCGAGTTCCCCCTCGAAATCAAGAACCGCAACAGCTTCCCCCTCCCCGTGGCCGGAATCACAGGCGCGCTGAAGGTGGCAGGCGCGAATGTGGGCAACCTGTCCACAGGCAACCTGGGCCTGCTGGATGGCAGCGGGACGAAGCAGGTGACGCTGCCGCTCACCGTCAATCTGCTGAACGTGGCCTCGGCGGCCATGGCGCTGCGCTCGGGCGGCAGCGCGCAGGTGAAGCTGGACGGGCAGCTCACCTCGGACGCGCAGTCCGTGCCGCTCAACCTGAGTCAGCTCCTGAACTTCGTGAAATGA